From a single Candidatus Izimaplasma bacterium HR1 genomic region:
- the yhhQ gene encoding Inner membrane protein YhhQ, whose amino-acid sequence MSNLLLWILFALVNFLLIVGIYKLFGKTGLFAWIALGTVLANIQVIKSIEFDFGIFIIAATLGNIMYGTLFLVTDALGEKYGVKQARKAVYIGFFSLIATVIIMRMAIAFEPDQWGTEANNALVTIFVPLTRVMIGSLIAYAISQMLDVSLFEKIKQRFPEKNKLYLRNIGSTLVSQLVDTVIFVPIAFLGYFPNELVWQILWSTYVIKLLVAILDTPFVYLIRGIKPLDLLDDKN is encoded by the coding sequence ATGAGTAATTTATTATTATGGATTTTGTTTGCGTTAGTAAACTTTTTACTAATCGTTGGAATCTATAAACTGTTTGGAAAAACAGGTTTATTTGCATGGATAGCTTTAGGTACTGTTTTAGCTAACATTCAAGTAATAAAAAGTATTGAGTTTGATTTTGGTATTTTCATTATTGCTGCTACATTAGGTAATATTATGTACGGAACATTATTTTTAGTGACTGATGCTTTAGGTGAAAAGTACGGGGTTAAACAAGCTAGAAAAGCTGTTTATATCGGATTCTTTAGTTTAATTGCGACAGTTATTATAATGAGAATGGCGATAGCCTTTGAACCAGATCAATGGGGAACAGAAGCAAATAATGCTTTAGTTACTATCTTTGTCCCATTAACTAGAGTAATGATTGGTAGTTTAATCGCTTATGCTATTAGTCAAATGCTTGATGTTTCATTGTTTGAAAAAATCAAACAAAGATTTCCTGAAAAGAATAAACTTTATTTAAGAAATATTGGTAGTACATTAGTATCACAATTAGTTGATACAGTAATCTTTGTCCCAATCGCATTCTTAGGATACTTTCCTAATGAATTAGTATGGCAAATATTATGGTCTACTTATGTTATTAAATTATTAGTAGCTATTCTAGATACACCTTTCGTTTACTTAATTAGAGGTATTAAACCCTTAGATTTATTAGATGATAAAAATTAA
- the ftsZ gene encoding Cell division protein FtsZ, giving the protein MFESMDNFNQKPTIKVIGVGGGGGNAVNRMIENEVQGVEFVAINTDAQVLRLSKADSRLQIGKMLTRGLGAGADPEIGRRASIESEDELREMLSETDMVFITAGMGGGTGTGAAPVIARIARECGCLTIGIVTKPFSFEGRRRIATALEGLDALKPYVDTLIVVPNDRLLYIVDRSTSMLEAFREADKVLRQGVQGIAEIITVPGLINVDFADVKTVMKDKGTALMGIGIASGENRAIEATKKAIHSPLLDANIDGATDAVVNIASGIDIALWEVNEAVEAIQNASSTEINIIYGATVNTDIKDEIIVTVIATGFDESKSVEFSDIGSKEYVEEPVEETPAEKPVEDKKSKKRRNKKEPAKEEEPSKTKIPSWLKSRFK; this is encoded by the coding sequence ATGTTTGAATCAATGGATAATTTTAATCAAAAACCTACAATTAAAGTAATCGGTGTTGGTGGCGGTGGAGGTAATGCTGTAAACCGTATGATCGAAAACGAAGTTCAAGGAGTTGAATTCGTAGCAATCAACACAGACGCACAAGTATTAAGACTTTCAAAAGCAGATTCCCGTTTACAGATAGGTAAAATGTTAACGCGAGGACTGGGAGCTGGAGCCGATCCTGAAATCGGAAGACGCGCATCTATTGAAAGTGAAGATGAACTACGTGAAATGTTAAGTGAAACCGATATGGTATTTATAACTGCAGGAATGGGTGGAGGTACTGGAACAGGTGCTGCACCAGTAATAGCTCGTATTGCCAGAGAATGTGGTTGCTTAACAATTGGGATTGTGACAAAGCCGTTTAGCTTTGAAGGAAGACGAAGAATCGCAACAGCTTTAGAGGGCTTAGACGCTCTAAAACCTTATGTAGATACATTAATCGTTGTGCCAAATGATCGTTTACTTTATATTGTTGATCGTTCAACATCTATGTTAGAAGCATTTAGAGAGGCAGACAAAGTTCTACGTCAAGGGGTTCAAGGTATTGCTGAAATAATCACAGTGCCAGGACTAATCAACGTAGATTTCGCTGACGTTAAAACAGTAATGAAAGATAAAGGTACTGCTCTTATGGGTATCGGAATTGCTAGTGGTGAAAATCGCGCTATTGAAGCCACAAAAAAAGCAATTCATTCACCACTATTAGATGCTAATATTGATGGTGCTACTGATGCAGTAGTAAATATAGCTAGTGGGATAGATATTGCCCTATGGGAAGTAAATGAAGCTGTAGAAGCAATTCAAAATGCTAGTTCTACAGAAATTAATATTATTTACGGTGCAACTGTAAATACCGATATTAAAGATGAGATTATCGTTACAGTAATTGCAACAGGATTCGATGAAAGTAAATCTGTTGAATTCAGTGATATTGGTTCTAAAGAATATGTAGAAGAACCAGTTGAAGAAACACCTGCTGAGAAACCTGTAGAAGATAAGAAATCTAAAAAACGCCGTAATAAAAAAGAACCAGCTAAAGAAGAAGAACCTTCTAAAACAAAGATTCCTTCTTGGTTGAAATCAAGATTTAAATAA
- the marA gene encoding Multiple antibiotic resistance protein MarA, which yields MKIEIQEAINWIDGNITDEITLKKISDFIGYSEFHTSRKFKEYTGSTLRNYIMLRRLSLSAKELRDTNVRIIDTAIKYGFSSQEAYTKSFFKAFNINPGEYVKTKKAIPLVFKKDVLYPDNLSKKGEIIMVKDQEIKITLEETKEHKFIYLERDGVDNYIDFWTEEEKSGKDCNLLHGILASIPGEFSEGYGAFTDKGYIFGKDANSDYEIDPKYGFKEKIIATQKYLKFEHPGFSEAEFGEALNQVRRIALKEFDFELKEYTVDDSFVKAYEHSGMEICFYFVRIPLKST from the coding sequence ATGAAAATCGAAATACAAGAAGCTATCAACTGGATTGATGGGAATATTACAGATGAAATCACCTTGAAGAAGATAAGTGATTTTATTGGTTATAGTGAGTTCCATACTTCACGTAAATTCAAGGAGTATACCGGAAGTACTCTTAGAAACTACATTATGTTAAGGAGATTATCGTTATCTGCTAAAGAGCTAAGAGATACTAACGTTAGGATTATAGATACTGCAATCAAGTATGGATTCAGTTCTCAAGAAGCATATACGAAAAGTTTCTTCAAAGCATTTAATATTAATCCCGGTGAATACGTAAAAACAAAGAAAGCTATCCCTTTAGTATTTAAGAAAGATGTGTTATACCCCGACAACTTAAGCAAAAAAGGAGAGATTATTATGGTAAAAGACCAAGAGATTAAAATCACCTTAGAAGAAACAAAAGAACATAAATTCATCTACTTAGAAAGAGATGGTGTCGACAATTATATTGATTTTTGGACAGAAGAAGAAAAATCAGGTAAAGACTGTAATTTACTTCACGGAATACTAGCTAGTATCCCCGGAGAGTTCTCAGAAGGATACGGAGCTTTCACTGATAAGGGTTATATCTTTGGTAAAGATGCTAATTCTGATTATGAAATAGATCCAAAATATGGGTTCAAAGAAAAGATAATCGCAACTCAAAAATACTTAAAGTTTGAACATCCAGGATTTTCGGAAGCTGAGTTTGGTGAAGCACTAAACCAAGTAAGAAGAATTGCCTTAAAAGAGTTTGACTTTGAATTAAAAGAATATACAGTCGATGATAGTTTTGTTAAAGCATATGAGCATAGTGGTATGGAGATATGTTTCTACTTTGTAAGAATTCCATTAAAAAGCACTTAA
- the fldI gene encoding R-phenyllactate dehydratase activator, whose product MYRVGIDIGSTTIKCVVINEDDKVLYKDYKRHKSSITASLITLLQGIQKEFNGNNMFFNFTGSAGMLLATDLKVAFTQEVISATKAIRKQDRDIDVCIELGGEDAKIIFFDGNNVEQRMNGTCAGGTGAFIDQMATLLDVTSPELNELAKDYEKIYPIASRCGVFAKSDIQPLLNQGANHNDIAISIYQAIVNQTVAGLSQGRKIRGNVAFLGGPLTFASELRNRFIDFLNLENVFVPKDGEVFVAYGASLCADETILTIEELIERVVTYNNNPHRKVKKTLKALFNSQNEFDEFIKRHDQDKVEEIDINSYHGNAYLGVDAGSTTTKLVLLSETNEILYYYYSSNKGNPVDIVKKALKEMYSLLHDGIIIKGSFSTGYGEELIKHAFNLDGSEVETICHCKAASYFNKDVDFIIDIGGQDMKCFKVENDVISSIILNEACSSGCGSFLETFSTSLGYDIKDFAEMALDAKNPVDLGSRCTVFMNSGVKQAQAEAASTTDISAGLAYSVVKNALYKVIRTVDVKRDLGENIIVQGGTFYNNAVLRAFENEIGMNVVRPNIAGLMGAFGAALLAKEQHLESSSTLNEEGLEKFTYTTKKAVCKKCSNYCSLTINQFNNKKYISGNRCEKGAGSTENKDDIPNLYLYKYDKILSYQSDKSKDYKVKVGIPLVLNMYENIPFWFTFFDEFGFEVVYSDRSNKTIYELGQDSIPSDTACYPAKIVHGHIENLISKDVDIIFYPNMPFNFIEKDYRDNEFNCPIVAFYPEVIAANMENLVLDKFLQPYLSLNRKKYFIKNLVESFGSGKKLNLFKAGKAYDKAMDAYVNYRQDVLNEGRRALDYAKEHKNRVILLAGRPYHIDPEINHGIPKLLRSLDVVVISEDSVNTFADQDFVKVLNQWTYHTRLYDSAKYITTIPNANLIQLISFGCGLDAITSDEVKEIIEKSGKIYTGIKIDEVNNLGTANIRIRSLLSTMKEVD is encoded by the coding sequence ATGTACCGAGTTGGAATTGATATTGGATCTACGACAATTAAGTGTGTTGTAATAAACGAAGATGACAAAGTATTATACAAAGACTATAAACGTCATAAAAGTAGTATTACAGCTTCGCTAATTACCTTATTACAGGGAATCCAAAAAGAGTTTAATGGCAATAATATGTTTTTTAATTTTACTGGGAGTGCTGGTATGTTACTTGCTACTGATTTAAAAGTAGCTTTTACACAAGAAGTAATCAGTGCGACAAAAGCAATTAGAAAACAAGACAGAGACATTGATGTTTGCATCGAATTAGGCGGAGAAGATGCAAAAATCATCTTTTTTGATGGCAATAATGTCGAGCAAAGAATGAATGGAACATGCGCCGGTGGAACCGGAGCATTTATCGATCAAATGGCAACTCTATTAGATGTAACTAGTCCTGAGTTAAATGAATTAGCTAAAGATTATGAGAAAATATACCCGATAGCTTCTAGATGCGGAGTATTTGCAAAAAGTGATATTCAACCATTATTAAACCAAGGAGCTAATCATAATGATATAGCTATTTCAATATATCAGGCAATTGTAAACCAAACAGTCGCAGGACTTTCCCAAGGTAGAAAGATTAGAGGAAACGTTGCATTCTTAGGTGGACCTTTAACATTTGCCAGTGAATTAAGAAATAGATTCATTGATTTCCTTAATTTAGAAAATGTTTTTGTTCCTAAGGACGGTGAAGTATTTGTTGCATATGGTGCTAGTTTATGCGCTGATGAAACAATTCTAACAATAGAAGAACTAATCGAAAGAGTTGTAACATATAACAATAATCCGCACCGTAAAGTAAAGAAAACATTAAAAGCATTATTTAATAGTCAAAATGAGTTCGACGAGTTCATTAAAAGACATGATCAGGATAAAGTCGAGGAAATTGATATAAATAGTTATCATGGAAATGCTTATTTAGGCGTTGATGCGGGAAGTACAACTACTAAATTAGTTTTATTAAGCGAGACTAATGAGATTCTATACTATTACTATTCATCAAATAAAGGTAATCCTGTAGATATAGTGAAGAAAGCTCTGAAAGAGATGTATTCTCTATTACATGATGGAATAATTATTAAAGGTTCATTCTCGACAGGTTATGGAGAAGAACTAATAAAACATGCATTTAATCTTGATGGTAGTGAAGTTGAAACTATTTGCCATTGCAAAGCTGCCAGTTATTTCAATAAAGATGTTGATTTTATTATTGATATTGGTGGCCAAGATATGAAATGTTTCAAAGTAGAAAATGATGTTATATCTAGTATTATCTTAAATGAAGCTTGTAGTAGTGGTTGTGGGAGCTTTTTAGAAACATTCAGTACAAGTTTAGGTTACGATATAAAAGATTTCGCAGAGATGGCATTAGATGCTAAAAACCCAGTTGATTTAGGGAGTAGATGTACCGTGTTTATGAACAGTGGTGTAAAACAAGCCCAAGCAGAAGCTGCAAGTACTACTGATATTAGTGCTGGTTTAGCGTATAGCGTTGTTAAAAATGCACTATACAAAGTTATTAGAACAGTTGATGTTAAAAGAGACTTAGGAGAAAACATTATTGTCCAAGGTGGAACCTTCTACAATAATGCTGTTTTAAGAGCTTTTGAAAATGAAATAGGAATGAATGTTGTTAGACCTAACATTGCTGGTTTAATGGGTGCATTCGGAGCTGCATTACTTGCTAAGGAACAACATCTAGAGTCTAGTTCTACCTTAAATGAAGAAGGATTAGAGAAGTTTACATATACTACAAAAAAAGCAGTTTGTAAGAAATGTAGTAACTATTGCTCACTAACTATTAATCAATTTAACAATAAAAAATATATCTCCGGTAACCGCTGTGAAAAAGGTGCTGGCTCAACGGAGAATAAAGATGATATTCCTAATCTTTACTTATATAAATATGATAAGATCTTAAGTTATCAATCTGATAAAAGTAAGGACTACAAAGTAAAAGTAGGTATTCCCCTTGTTCTCAATATGTATGAGAATATACCGTTCTGGTTTACTTTCTTTGATGAGTTTGGTTTTGAAGTCGTCTATAGTGATCGAAGTAATAAAACAATCTACGAGTTAGGACAAGACTCTATTCCAAGTGATACAGCTTGTTATCCAGCAAAGATTGTTCATGGACACATAGAAAACTTAATAAGTAAAGACGTTGATATCATTTTTTATCCAAATATGCCATTTAATTTCATTGAAAAAGATTATCGCGATAATGAATTCAATTGTCCAATAGTCGCCTTTTATCCTGAAGTAATTGCAGCAAATATGGAGAATCTAGTACTTGATAAATTCTTACAACCTTATCTGAGTTTAAACCGTAAAAAGTATTTTATTAAAAACTTAGTCGAGTCATTTGGTTCAGGTAAAAAACTTAATTTATTTAAGGCAGGTAAAGCATATGACAAAGCAATGGATGCTTATGTTAACTATAGACAAGACGTTTTAAATGAAGGTAGAAGAGCTTTAGATTATGCTAAAGAGCATAAGAATAGAGTCATTTTACTTGCTGGTCGTCCGTACCACATAGATCCCGAAATAAATCACGGAATTCCGAAGCTCTTAAGAAGTCTTGATGTAGTTGTTATTAGTGAAGATAGTGTTAATACATTCGCTGATCAAGACTTTGTCAAAGTTTTAAATCAGTGGACTTATCATACAAGATTATATGATAGTGCTAAATATATAACTACTATTCCAAATGCTAATTTGATTCAATTAATTAGTTTTGGTTGTGGGTTAGATGCAATAACTAGTGATGAAGTAAAAGAAATCATTGAGAAAAGTGGTAAGATTTATACGGGAATCAAGATTGATGAAGTAAACAATCTTGGTACCGCAAATATTAGAATCAGAAGTTTACTTTCAACAATGAAGGAGGTAGACTAA
- the sepF gene encoding Cell division protein SepF gives MAKSKKAIDRIDFVMMDQDLDVFKLANKLLKGTPLMMNFEEFNVIEANKVITFLSGVTYAINGEIEMIQDKIFLFATKQDYKDGSLRKFVNEYKE, from the coding sequence ATGGCAAAGAGTAAAAAAGCAATTGATCGCATTGATTTTGTAATGATGGATCAGGACCTTGATGTATTTAAGTTAGCTAACAAATTACTTAAAGGTACTCCTTTGATGATGAACTTTGAAGAATTCAATGTAATCGAAGCAAATAAAGTAATCACTTTCTTAAGTGGTGTAACTTATGCAATTAACGGTGAAATTGAAATGATTCAAGATAAAATCTTCTTATTTGCTACTAAACAAGACTACAAAGATGGCTCTCTAAGAAAATTTGTGAACGAATATAAGGAGTAA
- a CDS encoding YGGT family protein, which produces MLLFLTLISYALTAYYYVLIASILLSWIPELRKSKIGQTINQLANPYMRIFRGLLVFGMMDFTPIIGFILYRVGLDYFNEMIRIIASR; this is translated from the coding sequence ATGCTTTTATTTTTAACACTCATAAGCTATGCACTAACCGCATACTACTATGTATTAATAGCTTCAATCCTACTAAGTTGGATACCTGAACTAAGAAAATCAAAAATCGGCCAAACAATTAATCAACTTGCAAATCCATATATGAGAATATTTCGAGGATTACTTGTATTTGGAATGATGGACTTCACTCCAATCATCGGTTTTATCCTATACCGTGTTGGTTTAGACTACTTCAATGAAATGATCAGGATTATTGCATCTAGATGA
- the alkA gene encoding DNA-3-methyladenine glycosylase — protein sequence MIIINSYILNKPKEIAYLKNKSSEMKALIDLIEEVETFRFKDPFEALISQIVYQSISFKAANKIWERIYDNYAPFSPESVLSIPFDELREQGLTNSKTKYIRNIAVAFLNKEINTNFHELNDEEVMNEVQKIKGVGRWTAEMLLIFCLERPNVMSYGDLAIRKGLEWLYDIDHKITKDEFAFYKDLFSPYATTASMFLWEINIRAFSNKKDYFE from the coding sequence GTGATTATCATTAATTCATACATCTTAAATAAACCAAAAGAAATCGCATATTTGAAAAATAAATCATCAGAGATGAAAGCTCTAATTGATCTAATTGAAGAAGTAGAAACGTTTCGCTTCAAAGATCCTTTTGAAGCGTTGATATCCCAAATAGTTTATCAATCTATTTCCTTTAAAGCAGCAAATAAGATATGGGAAAGAATTTATGATAACTATGCTCCATTTAGCCCAGAGAGTGTTCTATCAATCCCCTTTGACGAATTAAGAGAGCAAGGTTTAACAAATTCTAAAACGAAGTACATCCGTAATATCGCTGTTGCCTTTTTAAACAAGGAAATCAATACTAACTTCCATGAACTTAACGATGAAGAAGTAATGAACGAAGTACAAAAGATAAAAGGTGTTGGTCGCTGGACAGCTGAAATGTTGTTAATATTTTGTCTAGAAAGACCTAACGTCATGTCTTATGGTGATTTAGCAATTAGAAAAGGATTAGAATGGCTTTATGATATCGATCATAAAATTACTAAAGATGAATTTGCCTTTTATAAGGATTTATTCTCACCATATGCAACAACCGCATCAATGTTCCTCTGGGAAATAAACATAAGGGCTTTTTCTAATAAGAAAGATTACTTTGAGTAA
- a CDS encoding hypothetical protein (Alanine racemase, N-terminal domain): MRFYTKEVLKDIPSNVTVVAATKYFGPKEMLELFETGITNFGENRVEALLEKQEALKDMPITWHFIGTLQTKKVRKMIDAIDFLHSLNTFKLAEEINKRRTSPLKCFIQVNISSEISKHGFEKDEIIPFLESIKHFTNIKVIGLMGMAELTENEDIISQEFQVLNDIQKEIRETLNIDLKDLSIGMSNDYLIAIKHNGTYLRLGSVLFKKEVS, encoded by the coding sequence ATGAGATTTTATACTAAGGAAGTTCTAAAAGATATCCCAAGTAATGTAACAGTTGTTGCTGCTACAAAATACTTTGGTCCTAAGGAAATGTTAGAACTGTTTGAAACAGGAATAACTAACTTTGGTGAAAATAGAGTTGAAGCACTTTTAGAAAAACAAGAAGCGCTTAAAGATATGCCTATCACCTGGCATTTTATTGGGACACTGCAAACCAAAAAAGTTAGAAAAATGATAGACGCCATTGATTTCCTTCATTCTCTTAACACATTTAAGCTTGCTGAGGAAATCAATAAAAGAAGAACATCTCCATTAAAATGTTTTATCCAAGTTAACATAAGTAGTGAAATATCTAAACATGGTTTTGAGAAAGATGAAATTATTCCCTTTTTAGAATCAATTAAACACTTCACTAACATTAAAGTTATTGGTTTAATGGGTATGGCAGAATTAACAGAAAATGAAGACATTATAAGTCAAGAATTTCAAGTATTAAATGATATTCAAAAAGAAATAAGGGAAACATTAAACATCGATTTAAAAGACCTATCAATCGGAATGAGTAACGATTACTTAATAGCTATTAAGCATAACGGTACATATTTACGATTAGGTAGTGTATTATTCAAGAAAGAGGTGTCATAA
- the tgt gene encoding Queuine tRNA-ribosyltransferase: MAIKYELIHEDKQTGARLGILHTPHGSFETPIFMPVGTKATVKTLENSEIKEVSDGLILGNTYHLWLEPGDEIVKDHGGIRGFSKWDGALLTDSGGFQVFSLSDIRKITEEGVEFRHHKSGAKLFMSPEDSISVQNNLGADIMMSFDECPPFSSTYEYMKESVERTIRWAKRGKDAHKNTETQALFGIVQGGPYMDIRKMCAEELIKMDFPGYSIGGLSVGETKEEMYTVLDGLKDIMPKNKPRYLMGVGTPDDLIEGVIRGIDMFDCVNPTRMARHGSAMTSEGRIPIKNKTYQKDMTPLDANCTCKVCTTYTRSYIRHLFKAEEYLGPRLVSYHNLFFLKNLMKNVRNAIRNDRLLEFKEEFFSKYYK, encoded by the coding sequence ATGGCAATAAAATATGAATTAATTCACGAAGACAAGCAAACAGGTGCAAGACTAGGTATCCTTCATACTCCTCATGGGAGTTTTGAGACACCTATCTTTATGCCAGTAGGCACAAAGGCAACTGTTAAAACGTTAGAAAATAGTGAAATCAAAGAAGTCTCAGATGGACTTATTTTAGGAAACACTTATCATTTATGGTTAGAACCAGGTGATGAGATTGTTAAAGATCATGGAGGAATCCGTGGTTTTAGTAAATGGGATGGTGCTCTTCTAACAGATAGTGGTGGTTTCCAAGTATTTAGTTTAAGTGATATTAGAAAGATTACAGAAGAAGGTGTTGAATTTAGACACCACAAATCAGGAGCTAAATTATTTATGTCTCCCGAAGACTCTATTAGCGTTCAAAACAACCTAGGTGCTGACATTATGATGTCATTCGATGAATGTCCTCCTTTCAGTTCAACCTATGAATACATGAAAGAAAGTGTTGAAAGAACTATTAGATGGGCAAAAAGAGGTAAAGATGCTCATAAGAATACTGAGACCCAAGCATTATTTGGGATTGTCCAAGGTGGACCGTATATGGACATTAGAAAAATGTGTGCTGAAGAATTAATCAAAATGGATTTTCCAGGTTATAGTATTGGTGGTTTAAGTGTTGGTGAAACAAAAGAAGAAATGTATACAGTTCTTGACGGCTTAAAAGATATCATGCCTAAAAACAAACCAAGATATCTTATGGGTGTTGGAACTCCGGACGATTTAATCGAAGGAGTTATCAGAGGAATTGATATGTTTGATTGTGTAAATCCTACTCGTATGGCTCGTCACGGAAGTGCGATGACAAGTGAGGGAAGAATCCCAATTAAGAACAAAACTTACCAAAAAGATATGACGCCATTAGACGCTAATTGTACCTGCAAAGTTTGCACGACATATACTAGAAGTTATATCAGACATTTATTCAAGGCCGAAGAGTATTTGGGGCCAAGATTGGTAAGTTATCATAATCTTTTCTTTTTGAAGAATTTAATGAAAAATGTAAGAAATGCAATAAGAAATGACCGATTACTGGAATTTAAAGAAGAATTTTTCTCTAAATACTACAAATAA
- a CDS encoding 2-hydroxyglutaryl-CoA dehydratase, D-component, whose translation MAKLEYDETGRLLFTEEMKEEYTILIPSMAPYHFGYFVPMLESEGYKAEVLTNVSFEVIHEGMKYSHNDICVPAMLVIGQFIDAMKNSGYDINKVALMITQTGGGCRASNYVSLIRKAFIQAGYEFIPIVSVNAVGLEKNPGFKITANILLKLITGLVMGDMIMSAYNEVAPYELNKGDTEKAYQEVNKSLHEYFHYPSRKVFYHPTKLFDKVLKRFSEVEVDRSIKKPKVGIVGEIYVKYSPLGNNNLEQTLRNEGCEAITPSIMDFFLYTFDSSRHDIYKYGGRKIVALTYRFLIRFVEFRKGKVRKLQKKYGFRELANYYDLRSFAKGYIPHAMHVGEGWLLTAEMVELIHMGAPNIVCTQPFGCLPNHIAGKGMIKKLKKNFPESNIVAIDYDTSATEINQLNRIKLMISNAKNNL comes from the coding sequence ATGGCTAAACTAGAATATGACGAAACCGGAAGATTGCTATTTACTGAGGAAATGAAGGAAGAATATACAATCTTAATCCCTTCAATGGCTCCATATCACTTTGGATACTTTGTCCCAATGCTCGAAAGCGAAGGATATAAAGCCGAAGTTCTAACAAACGTTAGTTTTGAAGTTATTCATGAAGGTATGAAATACTCGCATAATGATATTTGCGTACCTGCCATGCTAGTTATTGGACAATTTATTGATGCGATGAAAAACAGTGGTTACGATATCAATAAAGTAGCGTTAATGATCACGCAAACAGGTGGAGGATGTCGTGCAAGTAACTATGTATCCTTAATTCGTAAAGCTTTTATTCAAGCCGGCTACGAGTTTATTCCAATTGTTAGTGTTAATGCTGTTGGATTAGAAAAAAATCCAGGATTTAAAATTACAGCTAATATTCTTTTAAAACTCATTACTGGTTTAGTAATGGGTGATATGATTATGAGTGCCTATAACGAAGTAGCTCCTTATGAATTAAATAAAGGAGATACTGAGAAAGCTTATCAAGAAGTAAATAAATCACTTCACGAATACTTTCATTATCCTTCAAGAAAAGTATTTTATCATCCAACAAAATTATTTGATAAAGTATTAAAAAGGTTTAGTGAAGTTGAAGTTGATAGAAGTATTAAGAAACCAAAAGTTGGTATTGTTGGTGAAATCTATGTTAAATATAGTCCACTAGGTAACAACAACTTAGAGCAAACTCTAAGAAATGAAGGTTGTGAAGCAATCACACCTTCAATTATGGATTTCTTCCTATATACATTTGATTCTTCAAGACATGATATCTATAAATACGGTGGTAGAAAAATCGTTGCCTTAACTTATCGTTTCCTAATTAGATTTGTTGAATTTAGAAAAGGTAAAGTAAGAAAACTACAAAAGAAGTATGGTTTTAGAGAATTAGCTAATTATTACGATCTTAGAAGTTTTGCAAAAGGTTATATTCCTCATGCAATGCATGTTGGCGAAGGTTGGTTACTAACCGCAGAAATGGTTGAACTAATCCATATGGGTGCACCAAACATCGTTTGTACGCAACCATTTGGTTGTCTTCCAAATCATATTGCAGGTAAGGGCATGATTAAAAAACTCAAGAAAAATTTCCCCGAAAGCAATATTGTAGCAATAGATTATGATACAAGTGCGACAGAAATAAACCAGTTAAACCGCATTAAACTTATGATTAGTAATGCAAAAAATAATTTATAA